The genomic interval CACAATCACTTGTATCTTTAGAAGTCCATAACTAAATATCTGCTGCAGTTGTCATGTGTGTTAATAAGAAAACACTCTGCACATACATATACTGAACAAATGGTTGGAATGTCGTTGCAGATGAATTAACTTTGAGAGCTTTACATGTTGACATATTTTGGAGGTAACATCTTACTATTTGACGTAATTTAAATTGAAGGTGTACTTTGTGCAGCAAAAGGTGGCATAGAATGGTCAAAAAAGGTGTGATCAAGAGTggttagagtttttttttttttttaggagtGGTTAAAGTTGTGGTCAAGGCGTTTGAAGAGCTGTAGATAGATAAAATGTTGTTACTGTCTTTTCTTCATGTAGCAATCTTCATAAAACCATTTTAAACTATGGATCTTATCACTTTCATGCCATACTCCTTTATAATAATGACCATTAGCAAAACAATACACATCAAACACATAGGTTTTATCTCTAAATTATTCTCCTCCATACTTATCTCCATTTCTACATACAGACAAACAaagattatgttttaaaaatcagaattcaaaattaaaattaaaggCTATTTATTTACATGGAATTGTAATATCCAAGCTCAGAAGCTATGACCATATTGTGGTCATGGTTAACATAAATTATGGACATATTAGGGTGGACGTGGATATGGTCAAGCTCTGACCATGACAACTTCCATCTGGAACTACCAAACCAGAACTTTACCTCCTTTCTACCCTCGCTATAAAAGACCACACTACCTCTGAACATGACCACATCAAACCTTACACTGAACAAAATCTGCTTTGAAATGTGTAAAGAAGAAGCTAGAAAGTATGTGAATGTGTAATTTTTTCATTAACTTTGCCAAACTGTAGTGCCTATTTCGTATGGTGAAATCCTTTAAACCatagaatttaataaaaaaccTTAAAGCAGCTTCTTAATATTACATAGTTTGAAAAGAGACTTGTTCAACTTTCACACACCACAATCTTATACCAGAAACTAGATTTAAGTTATGTTGTACTTAACACTACACACATCAACAGACTTAAACGAGAGACGCAGGCACGTTTTGtgattaattttattgtttcttCTACTGTTTGTTTTAACTCCCACAAGAGAGACAGTCCTCACGGTTTGTCAAAGAGCAAACCATCTCTGCCATCTTCCTCTCATTGTCTTCTTCTGTTACTTCATCTTCTTTGGTTACATCTGGCTTCTCCTGCATCACACGCAAATGTCAATTATGGTTGTCCAAGTAACAACAGAATCACACAAAAGTGTTGTTTACCTTTAGCATTGCTGTGTCTACTGTAAACTTAATTGCATCTGCTGCAGCACGCGATCGCAGGTAGTACATTCCCGTTTTCAAACCCTTTCAATAGTCACAACAACAATAACACTTGTGAGATCGATTTATACCACAAATCAAAGACTGAATCCGACGAAGTTGAGTTTCATGAAGCGATGCAATCATATTGGACAGATTAATCAACATTTCTACTTACAACTAATGCAACCATATCGAGAGTTAACTCAGTTAAGTAAAGCTTTAGGATAAGTTGATACCTTCTTCCAGGTGTGGAAGTGTAAAGAAGTGAGTTTGGCAAAGTTGGGTTTGTCCATGTGTATATTCAAACTTTGACTTTGATCGATAAAGCATCCACGATCAACTGCCATATCAACCACTGTTCTCTGCTTAATCTCCCACACAGTCCTGAATAAattttgcaaaaagaaaaaggttaAATAACAAGAACAACACATAATAACCATAGCATAAAAGAAAGAGCAAAATCAATACTTGTAAATTGCTTTCAAGTCGTCAGGAATCTCCGCGACATTTATAACAGAACCATTCTCATATATTATCTTGTTTTTCAGAGTAGGAGACCAGAGTCCCATATCAGTCAAGTCGTGAAGAAGATGCTTGTTCACAACTACGAACTCACCACTGAAAATACAAGGAGAGAACAAAGATTAAGCTTATGTAGAAAACAAGATACATAACTTAATGGGGCACTCTTATTTGCTTGAACAACAACATACCTCAAGACTCTGCGACTATAAATGTTTGACGTATACGGCTCAAAACATTCATTATTCCCAAGAATCTGGCTAGTTGAAGCAGTTGGCATTGGTGCTACTAGAAGAGAGTTTCGAATTCCGTTCTTTGAAATCATATCTCTTAGAGCAGCCCAGTCCCAGCGGTCAGAAGGAGTTACATTCCACATGTCAGGCTGTAGAATACCCTGCAAAAATCATCCCAGACGCAAGTCAAGCACTTAGCAACAAGAGCTTATGACAATGTTGAACAAATATTCCTTTAAAAATGCTTGTTGAGATTAAGATGCATACCTTACTCACAGGACTTCCTTGGTATGTCTCATATGTACCTTCCTTGGTAGCAATCTCTGAAGATGACTTGAGTGCATGATAGTATATGGTTTCAAATATGTCTTTGTTCAGTTGTTGAGCCTGATATTATTGCAAAAAGCTGCTCAGACCAGAGAACAAAACTGCTTTGAAAGCTTGATTCACTTGTGAAAGAAGTTTACCTCAGGGGAATCAAATGGCATTCCGAGTAGAATAAATGCATCTGCAAGACCTTGAATACCAATACCAATAGGCCTATGACGCATGTTTGAAGTTTTGGCCGTCTCCACAGGATAGTGATTCACATCAATGATCTTATTGAGATTTACAGTAACTGTTGCAGTCACCTGAAGAAACAGAATATAGCCAAAAACGTCAACATCAAAACTGTAGACATGGAAACTTATCgaaatgatataaataaattgCTGACCTCTGCTAGCTTGTCAAAATCAAAGTAACGATTCTTTGAGCCCAAACTGCCTACGATCTTAGACGGATGAGAGTCCAAGGAAACATCCTGTTGTGAAATGTAAGAAATGTCAAGAGTCAAGCACAAAGTGACAAAGCAAAATCAAAGACTGAAACACCTTTTTCGACTCACCTTCTCCCTAACGAACCGAGGTAAAGCAATAGATGCAAGATTGCACACAGCAGTTTCTGTTGGACTTGTGTACTCGATGATTTCAGTGCATAAATTAGAAGACTTTATGGTACCCAGATTTTGCTGGTTGCTTTTCCTGTTACATGAGTCCTACAGCACAGTTTCACAATAGTGAGAACCAGCGGTCATATAATTTTACCCAGTGGTTATAGAAAAAAGACTGTTCTTACCTTGAAAAGCATGTATGGTGTCCCTGTTTCTACTTGGGATGTCAGGATCTCATACCAGAGCTGCTGTGCCTGGACAACCTTCTTAGCCTTACCCTATAGATAAAAACAAACAGAACCGGTTCAAATCCAAACAAAAAGGAGCATAGCTGGTATTATAATAGCAAAGCCTGAATTCTAAAGTGAAACAATAAACCCCAAGATGAAATCACTCACCTCGTTCTCATATTGAGTGTACAATCTCTCAAAATCTGCACCCCAACAATCTGCCAGACCTGGAGCTTCATTAGGACAAAAGAGAGACCACTTCCCGTCACTCTGGACCCTTTCCATAAAAAGATCTGGTATCCAAAGACCATAAAACAAGTCTCTGGCCCTGTGTTCTTCCTGGAAtagcaaaaataaaatgaagagtGATGTGAGAGTGTATTAAACAAATTCGAAATTATATTTGTAGTGAAAGTGAGTGATATCGAGACTGTACCTTCCCATGATTCTTCCGAAGTTCCAGAAAATCAAAAATGTCAGCATGCCATGGCTCCAGATATACAGCAAAGGCCCCTTAACAAATTGCAAACAAATatacatatgaaaaaaaaactgaaccaaTAATTAAGAAACGATCATGACAATAGTGGCAATGAAATGTATACCCTTTCTCTTTCCTCCTCCTTGGTCAACGTAGCGAGCAGTGTCATTGAATACCCGCAGCATTGGAACAATACCATTCGATGTTCCATTTGTGCCACGAATGTAGCTTCCTGTTGCACGGATGTTGTGAACAGAAACACCTATTCCCCCAGCTGATTTACTAATAACTGCACACTCTTTCAATGTTTCATATATTCCCTCAATGCTATCATCCTTCATGCAGATCAGGAAGCAGCTGCTTAGCTGCAAAATCCGAACATTTCCACACAGCCCCCATCAGTAAAACGAATGCAAACACGAGTTCAAATGTAAACAGAAATATAGGTACATTACCTGAGCCCTTGGAGTTCCTGAATTGAAGAGAGTCGGAGACGCATGAGTAAACCACCGCTGAGACATCAAATGGTAAGTTTTGATTGCGGAATCAACATCTTCTTTGTGAATGCCGACAGAAACCCTCATGAGCATGTGCTGAGGCCTTTCAACCACTTTCCCATGGACTTTTAAGAGGTACGATCTCTCGAGAGTTTTGAAACCAAAGTAGTCATACTCAAAATCTCGATCATAGATGATTTCACTGTCTAGACGTGTAGCATTCTGAAATAACCAAAGAAAAACACACAATTCAACATTCCATCTAAAAATCCTCGTTTAGTTAAAGATTAGAGTGTGTCATTTTACCTTCATAATGATCTCAAACACATCATCAGCAATCAGAGGAGCGGCAAGTCCAGATCTCTCATTGACATGACTGTACATGTCCTTAATCCTGAAGAAGATTAACCCAAAAAATCCATCAAAGTCAAACTCATATCAATCACAAGAgagatataaataaaagatcAAAAAAACAAAGACTCACGTCTCGGAAAAGGACTTCTTAGTGTTCTTATGGAGATTAGAGACAGCAATCCTTGCAGCCAACTGATAAcataaaacaatcaaaatctTAAAACATCCCAAACGCTTGATTACAGTTTCTCTATGGCGTACACATCAATCAGGTCAAGCCAACAATCCAACCCAATCAAAATTAAGAAACCTAATTGAAGTAAATGGcgggaaaaaaaagaagagggaATAAGAACTGACGGAGGCGTAATCAGGATGATTAGCGGTCATAGCAGCGGCAGTCTCGGCGGCTAACTCGTCGAGTTGAGTGGTAGTGACGCCCTTGTAGACACCGGCGCAGACTTTCTGGGAGACGAGGACGGGGTCGCAGTGGTCGACGCTGAGGCCATAGCTGAGCTTCTTGAGACGCGCGGTGATCTTGTCGAAGTGGACAGTCTCCTGCCTTCCGTCACGCTTCACAACGTacatcttttcttcttctcttctctctgaAGAATTGTATCGAACAGTTGGTGGGTGTGAAGTAATGATATAGAGAGAAGATAGAACGTCACGGAGAGTTGTGATAAATAGATTAGAGAAGTGAATGGGAAAAGCGCAAGTGTGGCTTAGGGTTTCTTTTGTGGTTTGATTTTGACTTTTTTGCCCCGCGCGAAAGTTTCAGATTTTTCCCGCCAGCTTCCGAGAGAAGGAGTCGGTAAGAGCTTCTCTTGTACGTCAAGTGGCGCGTAATTTTTTAAGCagggaaataaaataaacttgaaTCGTTTTGCCTCGCTGAGTGTGGG from Raphanus sativus cultivar WK10039 unplaced genomic scaffold, ASM80110v3 Scaffold3717, whole genome shotgun sequence carries:
- the LOC130506840 gene encoding ribonucleoside-diphosphate reductase large subunit-like; this encodes MYVVKRDGRQETVHFDKITARLKKLSYGLSVDHCDPVLVSQKVCAGVYKGVTTTQLDELAAETAAAMTANHPDYASLAARIAVSNLHKNTKKSFSETIKDMYSHVNERSGLAAPLIADDVFEIIMKNATRLDSEIIYDRDFEYDYFGFKTLERSYLLKVHGKVVERPQHMLMRVSVGIHKEDVDSAIKTYHLMSQRWFTHASPTLFNSGTPRAQLSSCFLICMKDDSIEGIYETLKECAVISKSAGGIGVSVHNIRATGSYIRGTNGTSNGIVPMLRVFNDTARYVDQGGGKRKGAFAVYLEPWHADIFDFLELRKNHGKEEHRARDLFYGLWIPDLFMERVQSDGKWSLFCPNEAPGLADCWGADFERLYTQYENEGKAKKVVQAQQLWYEILTSQVETGTPYMLFKDSCNRKSNQQNLGTIKSSNLCTEIIEYTSPTETAVCNLASIALPRFVREKDVSLDSHPSKIVGSLGSKNRYFDFDKLAEVTATVTVNLNKIIDVNHYPVETAKTSNMRHRPIGIGIQGLADAFILLGMPFDSPEAQQLNKDIFETIYYHALKSSSEIATKEGTYETYQGSPVSKGILQPDMWNVTPSDRWDWAALRDMISKNGIRNSLLVAPMPTASTSQILGNNECFEPYTSNIYSRRVLSGEFVVVNKHLLHDLTDMGLWSPTLKNKIIYENGSVINVAEIPDDLKAIYKTVWEIKQRTVVDMAVDRGCFIDQSQSLNIHMDKPNFAKLTSLHFHTWKKGLKTGMYYLRSRAAADAIKFTVDTAMLKEKPDVTKEDEVTEEDNERKMAEMVCSLTNREDCLSCGS